Below is a window of Clostridium sp. JN-1 DNA.
ATTGGATCTAAAAATATATCACAAGATCATATGCTTATAATACTGCAAATAAGACTTCCCAGAATAATAACATCTGCATTAGTTGGAATGGGATTATCTGTAGTAGGTGCTTCTTTCCAGGCAGTATTTAAAAATCCAATGGCAGATCCATATGTACTTGGAGTATCCTCTGGCTCTGCCTTGGGTGCTGCCATTGGTATCGTACTTGGACTCGATCAATTAAAGTTTGGAACTGCTGCAATTACCATAATAGCTTTTATTGGTTCAATTTTAACTACAATCATAGTTTATAATATTGCAAAGGTAAAAAATAAAATACCAACTACAACATTATTATTAGCAGGTGTATCTATGGGTTTTCTTTTATCTTCACTGATTTCAATAATTATGGTATTTAATAGACAGCAAATTGAAAAAATCCTATTTTGGACAATGGGCAGTGTTTCAGCTGCAAGTTATAAACAAATACTAACTCTCTTACCATTTTTAATTGTTGGTATAATTATAATATTATCTTTTTCAAAAGATTTAAATATAATGTTAACTGGCGATGATACCGCTAGAAGTTTAGGAATAGAAGTTGATACTGTTAAAAAGATAATACTTGGAGTTTCTTCTATAATTGTTGCTGCTTGTGTATCAATAAGCGGCGTAATTGGTTTTGTCGGGTTAATAATTCCCCATGCTGTACGCATGGTATTAGGTCCAGACCATAAGGTATTACTGCCTTTTTCCATGATAGTTGGTGCTATATTTATGATTATTTCAGATACTATTGCAAGGACAATAGCAGCTCCTTCTGAAATACCAGTTGGTGCCATAACAGCTCTATTTGGTTCTCCATATTTTATTTATCTATTAATCAAAACTAAGAAGAAGGTGATGTAGTTGACTTCCTTAAATTCATCTGCAATCAATGTTCAAAACTTGTCTTACAGCTTTAATACAAACGAAATATTACATAAAATAAATATAAATTTTTTAGAAAATAAATTTTATTCAATCATAGGACCAAATGGTTCTGGTAAAACTACTTTTCTAAAAAACATTGCAAAAATTTTAAAGCCAAAAAAGAAGACCGTTTTTATAGAAAATATGGATATCCTTAATTTAAAGAATAAATTTTTAGCAAAGAGACTTGCTGTAGTTCCCCAAGACTCAACTATAGACTTTGACTTTTCAGCTTGGGATATAGTTTTAATGGGAAGGACTCCTTATTTATCAAAATTTGAAAATGAATCGAAAGAAGACTGCGATATTGTAAAAAGTGCAATGAATATGACTAATACATGGCATCTCCGCAATAAACTCATTAACCAATTAAGTGGTGGAGAAAAGCAGAGAGTACTTATAGCAAGGGCACTTGCTCAAGATACGGATATCATATTACTAGATGAGCCAATATCACATCTTGACTTACATCATCAAATTGAAATTTTAGATACTATTAAATCATTAAACGACAAAGTAACTGTAATCACTGTACTGCATGATTTAAATTTAGCTTCTCAATACAGCGATTACTTAATACTTATGGATAATGGTTCAATTGTAAAGCAAGGAACTCCCGAAGAAGTTATGACAGAAGAAACTATTAAAGATGTATATAAAATAAATATATGTATGATAAAAAATCCTGTAAATGGTAAGCCTCATGTAATTCCCATTATACTAGATACAAAAAAATAAATTATAACTTATATTTCTAATTTTCTCCTTAAAGCTGCGATCCAGGGTTGATTTTTTATAACTGCTAAACTTTTTTCCAAATTTAAGCTGACTATTCTATAAATTATTTCACCCTGTACAATAGCAAAAATCAAATCAAAAATTACATGCTGTTTTGTAAATTGGGTAGATATTATAATTATAAAAGCCATAAATATCAATAGTATTTTATTTAATAAAAATTTATTATCAATGTCTTTTGTCCCTTTTACAACTAGATAACATGTAAGTACATGTATACTTGGAAAACAATTATAAGGTTTATCTGTCTTATATATAAGTCTTACTAAATTAGTTAAAATATCATTTCCATATAACTCAGGTCTCGGAACAGTTGTTTGAAAAAAATAGTATATAATGTAACTCGTTATAAGTCCAAATATAATACTGAAAAGTACTTTATAATAAGTCCTTTTATAGTAAAAACAAAAATATACAAGAGACAAAAACATAAATGGGTACCACATTAAATACGGAACTGCAAATAATTTTATAAATGGTATTTTCATATCCATATCTGTAATCATATAATGCACGCCCCTTGATGAATTGCCCAAACAAATATAGAATACATTTACAATTGGAATCAAGAGCATGAAACTTAAATCAAATAAATTATATTTAAGTTTTTTCATACTATTCATCACCCTTATTTTTGATATTAGCCTTAGATAACCTAATCTTAATAAAGTTTGTGTATTTACAATTACATTTATTCAAAAACATAAAAAAACTACTAGCAGCAAAATGCTACTAGCAGCAAAATGCTACTAGCAGTTTTATATTATGGAACATGGTATATTTATATTTTAATCATCTTACTTGACAATTAGATGGCAAATTTATTAACAAATTATTAATAAATTTCAATAACAATTATTTGTGAAGTCTTCCGAAGGCATCTGCAGCCATTATAGCTGCATATACATCATCAGCTGTAACTTTAAAAGGCATATTATGAATAGTTTCTCCTTCTGCACATGCAGCCTCTGCCACTTTTCGTATATCTTCTTCTTTGACTTCACTTATTCCCATATCTTCTAAGGTAATAGGTAAATTTAAATCCATACACAATCCTATTACTTCCTCCAGCTCTTCTATAGGACTATTTTCAAGTAACAATTGGGCAATTGTTCCAAACGCTACCTTTTCACCATGATAGAGATTATGACATTCTTCAAGAACTGTAAACCCATTATGTATTGCATGAGCTCCAGCTAATCCACCACTTTCAAAACCAACTCCACTTAAATAAGTATTGGCTTCAACTACATTTTCTACTGCTTCCGTACAAACTTTATTTTCTACTGCTAATTTTGCTTTAAGTCCATCATCTAAAAGCGTTTCATAGCATAATCTTGCTAGTGCTAAAGCAGCTTTTGTTATCCTTCCACCACTCATATTTACTGCATTTGCTTGTGCACATGCTCTAGCTTCAAAATAAGTAGCTAGTGCATCTCCTATACCTGAAACAAGCAGCCTTACAGGTGCCTTGCAAACAATACCAGTATCAACTAAAACGAGTTCAGGATTTTTAGGAAGCATTAAGTACTTACTAAATACTCCTTGTTCGGTATAAATAACTGAAAGTGCACTGCACGGTGCATCTGTTGAAGCTATAGTAGGAACTATTACTACTGGTGCATTTTCGTAATAAGCTACAGCCTTTGCAGTATCAAATATTTTTCCACCACCTATGCCAACTACAACTTTAGAATTACTCTTTTTTACTCCATCACACAGCCTTTTTATCTCGCTTTCTGAGCATTCACCATTAAACGGTTCAAAGGTTAAACTTACATTTTTTCCTTTGAAGCTTTCTTCTATAACCTTCTGAGTTCTTTTTATTCCATTTGGACTTGCAATTATAAAGAAAGACTTTCCTAAATTTTTAGTGTGTTCACTAAAATTTTTAAGTTCTCCATTTCCTTGTATATATTTACTTGGTGATATTATTATTTTTGCCATGTTTATAACTCCTTTCCAATGCATTGTTATTATAGTGACATTTTTTTTAATTTTAGCATAACTTATAACAATTGTTCAAGAGTTTCCTTAATTATCCTCTGTCCTCTGTTTTTAATCCCTGTTTATAGGAAATCCTTCTTTAAAATATGTTCTTGGATATAATAAGTCTTTTACTTTTTCTTTGCTGCACTTTCCATTTTTCATAAATACATCTGGTATACCTTTTAGTGATATCCTTACATTTTCTATATTAAATATATCACATACATTTTCTATACAATCCAATGTTTCTTTATTTTTACCTTCTCTTAAATATTTAGTTATATCATCTCCAGTAATCCATCCTTTTTCAGAATAATCCTTATCATAATTTAAAACAGTACACTTTAATTTACTCTTATCGTTTCCTGCAATAGATGACATAAAGAAAGTTTTCACCATTATATCATCTATAGGAAGGCTGTAACCTGCAAAAATTATATGTTTGGCATTTTTCATTAGTAATCCAACTTCTGTTTTAACTTCTTCTAATGGAGCAATATTCTGCCTTTTTGCCATAGTTTGCATTATAAGAGGCATATCTGATGGATAAGTTATTTGTCCGCAATATGGGCATTCTATAGCTCCTCTCTTGCTTTTTAGTTCCTTTACACCTCTATACTTCCAATTTTGTTGTAATTCATCTACTATTGACGGTCCAAAAACTTCGGTAGAAAGTCTGCACCAACTTCCACCAAAAGTAGTAATATATTTACCACATTCAGGGCATATCCTTGAGTCAAAAATTCCATGTGGAAATAACATTTTTCCTATTCTTATAATTCTAGAAGGATATTCATAGTCATTAATCCTCTTGCATTGAGGTTCTCCTACTGTATACCATATTTCATTATCAGTACTATCTAGTTTTCTACCTGCTATTTGAGTTCCAAAGTCATCAAACAATCTAAGTTTTAATCCACATTTCAAATATGATGGATTGTCGTTATACTCTTTATGAGCATTAAAAACATTCCACATTATTATAGGATCCCAATTAAAGGATATAATTGCATATGAATAAAGGTAAAATCTCCTGCTGTTTCTAAGATAACCTCTTTTGTCAAATTCAAATGACTCTTCTTCCATGAGTTCCG
It encodes the following:
- a CDS encoding iron ABC transporter permease, with amino-acid sequence MNLFLSKKHFKLNFCICVILLFLAVIISTTLGSANISFKETFCIMLSKIPFLNNLIGSKNISQDHMLIILQIRLPRIITSALVGMGLSVVGASFQAVFKNPMADPYVLGVSSGSALGAAIGIVLGLDQLKFGTAAITIIAFIGSILTTIIVYNIAKVKNKIPTTTLLLAGVSMGFLLSSLISIIMVFNRQQIEKILFWTMGSVSAASYKQILTLLPFLIVGIIIILSFSKDLNIMLTGDDTARSLGIEVDTVKKIILGVSSIIVAACVSISGVIGFVGLIIPHAVRMVLGPDHKVLLPFSMIVGAIFMIISDTIARTIAAPSEIPVGAITALFGSPYFIYLLIKTKKKVM
- a CDS encoding phosphatase PAP2 family protein, with amino-acid sequence MKKLKYNLFDLSFMLLIPIVNVFYICLGNSSRGVHYMITDMDMKIPFIKLFAVPYLMWYPFMFLSLVYFCFYYKRTYYKVLFSIIFGLITSYIIYYFFQTTVPRPELYGNDILTNLVRLIYKTDKPYNCFPSIHVLTCYLVVKGTKDIDNKFLLNKILLIFMAFIIIISTQFTKQHVIFDLIFAIVQGEIIYRIVSLNLEKSLAVIKNQPWIAALRRKLEI
- a CDS encoding ABC transporter ATP-binding protein, with amino-acid sequence MTSLNSSAINVQNLSYSFNTNEILHKININFLENKFYSIIGPNGSGKTTFLKNIAKILKPKKKTVFIENMDILNLKNKFLAKRLAVVPQDSTIDFDFSAWDIVLMGRTPYLSKFENESKEDCDIVKSAMNMTNTWHLRNKLINQLSGGEKQRVLIARALAQDTDIILLDEPISHLDLHHQIEILDTIKSLNDKVTVITVLHDLNLASQYSDYLILMDNGSIVKQGTPEEVMTEETIKDVYKINICMIKNPVNGKPHVIPIILDTKK
- a CDS encoding glycerol dehydrogenase, which encodes MAKIIISPSKYIQGNGELKNFSEHTKNLGKSFFIIASPNGIKRTQKVIEESFKGKNVSLTFEPFNGECSESEIKRLCDGVKKSNSKVVVGIGGGKIFDTAKAVAYYENAPVVIVPTIASTDAPCSALSVIYTEQGVFSKYLMLPKNPELVLVDTGIVCKAPVRLLVSGIGDALATYFEARACAQANAVNMSGGRITKAALALARLCYETLLDDGLKAKLAVENKVCTEAVENVVEANTYLSGVGFESGGLAGAHAIHNGFTVLEECHNLYHGEKVAFGTIAQLLLENSPIEELEEVIGLCMDLNLPITLEDMGISEVKEEDIRKVAEAACAEGETIHNMPFKVTADDVYAAIMAADAFGRLHK